From Medicago truncatula cultivar Jemalong A17 chromosome 7, MtrunA17r5.0-ANR, whole genome shotgun sequence, a single genomic window includes:
- the LOC120576959 gene encoding leucine-rich repeat extensin-like protein 1 — protein sequence MDYSSAEMICVLKVNSDCAGCKEKMMKVLKRIHGVYSITMDGDDGTVKVSGRVNPNTLLSVLETNGKHAKVKYVKFEGEVVERNPNYYGGYEYYPYDYGMEYYSYPPPLPFPQPQVYHPSQPPSFPPPPLMPYPNPPAPSSGPFRAQPQHQQPPPPPMYGYGPPPPTSFFPPQCPPPPAPYPMNGNGPPPPTSFFPPQCPPPPPPMNGNGPPASTSFNPPQHPPKEEKSSKQKKLRKLCVIM from the exons ATGGACTACTCTTCTGCTGAAATG ATCTGCGTTCTTAAAGTAAATTCAGATTGTGCAGGATGTAAAGAAAAGATGATGAAGGTCTTGAAAAGAATTCATG GTGTTTACAGTATAACTATGGATGGAGATGATGGGACTGTGAAAGTTAGTGGGAGAGTAAACCCTAATACCTTATTGAGTGTTCTTGAAACGAATGGAAAACATGCTAAAGTTAAGTATGTAAAGTTTGAAGGtgaagttgttgaaagaaatcCAAATTACTATGGTGGATATGAATATTATCCCTATGATTATGGTATGGAATATTACTCATATCCACCACCATTGCCATTTCCTCAGCCTCAAGTCTATCATCCTTCTCAACCACCTTCTTTTCCGCCACCACCACTGATGCCATACCCTAATCCACCAGCTCCTTCATCGGGACCATTCCGGGCGCAGCCTCAACATCAGCAGCCACCTCCACCTCCTATGTATGGATATGGACCGCCTCCTCCTACATCATTTTTCCCACCACAATGTCCACCGCCACCAGCACCATATCCTATGAATGGTAATGGACCGCCGCCTCCCACATCATTTTTCCCACCTCAATGTCCACCGCCACCACCTCCTATGAATGGTAATGGACCTCCTGCTTCAACGTCATTTAACCCACCTCAACATCCTCCTAAAGAAGAGAAgtcatcaaaacaaaaaaaattgcgCAAATTATGTGTAATAATGTAG